The following coding sequences lie in one Xiphias gladius isolate SHS-SW01 ecotype Sanya breed wild chromosome 24, ASM1685928v1, whole genome shotgun sequence genomic window:
- the LOC120786626 gene encoding zinc finger protein 629-like isoform X2, which yields MFSLLVNVCPGDVQQLLVSKEEIPPERQEWSPSLDQEDPPEPPHIKEEQEELWTSQEGEQLQGLEEADITKFTFSPVPVKSEDDDEEKPQTSQLHQNQSEPLASISTGHMIQKDPDRQLELVSDDKASNSSEPETEISDDDCKESGEPQPGLISLKNNVPASDVKCNAAKKSFICCECGRKFGRKDSLRRHMRYHTGEKPYSCSVCGKTFSQRPNLIRHMRCHSGEKPFSCSFCDTSFAVRSALVNHMRIHTGEKPFSCLHCEKSFTQKGGLKKHMTVHTGEKPYSCPVCDKSFSQKANLTYHFSVHTGQKQFSCSICDKRFTWQSQVKSHKCVGESSISN from the exons ATGTTTTCCCTCCTCGTTAATG tgtGTCCTGGAGACGTCCAGCAGCTGTTGGTGAGTAAAGAAGAGATTCCCCCTGAGCGGCAGGAGTGGAGCCCCAGCCTGGACCAGGAGGACCCACCAGAGCCCCCACACAttaaagaggaacaggaggagctCTGGACCAGTCAGGAGGGTGAGCAGCTTCAAGGGCTGGAGGAGGCCGATATCACCAAGTTCACATTCAGTCCTGTCCCTGTGAAGAGTGAAGACGATGATGAAGAGAAACCTCAGACCTCACAGCTTCATCAAAACCAAAGTGAACCTCTAGCCAGCATCTCAACTGGACATATGATCCAGAAAGATCCAGACAGACAATTAGAACTAGTTAGTGATGACAAGGCTTCAAACTCCTCTGAACCCGAGACTGAAATCAGTGATGATGATTGTAAGGAGTCCGGAGAACCTCAGCCAGGTTTAAtctctttgaaaaataatgttccTGCGAGTGATGTCAAATGTAACGCTGCCAAAAAATCATTCATCTGCTGTGAATGTGGTAGAAAATTTGGTCGCAAGGACAGTCTGCGGAGACACATGAGGTatcacacaggagagaaaccatATAGTTGTTCGGTTTGTGGTAAAACGTTTTCCCAGAGGCCAAACTTAATTCGTCACATGAGATGTCACTCAGGGGAAAAGCCTTTCAGTTGCTCGTTTTGTGACACAAGTTTTGCTGTGCGTAGCGCTTTGGTAAACCACATGAGAATCCACACTGGGGAGAAACCATTTAGTTGCTTACATTGTGAGAAAAGCTTTACACAAAAGGGGGGTCTGAAAAAACACATGACCgtccacacaggagagaaaccatATAGTTGCCCGGTGTGTGATAAAAGTTTTTCTCAAAAGGCAAATCTGACATATCACTTCTCAGTACACACAGGACAGAAACAGTTTAGTTGCAGCATTTGTGACAAAAGATTCACTTGGCAGTCACAGGTCAAAAGCCATAAGTGTGTCGGTGAGAGCAGCATCAGTAACTGA
- the LOC120786632 gene encoding LOW QUALITY PROTEIN: zinc finger protein 8-like (The sequence of the model RefSeq protein was modified relative to this genomic sequence to represent the inferred CDS: substituted 1 base at 1 genomic stop codon) yields MMTLRADGASMLLDLLDESGGVCPADIQQLLVRKEEQREWSHGLDQEDPPESSHIKEEQEQVWTGQEGKQLQGLEEADITKFPFLPVPVKSEDDDEEKPQISQLHQSQTEKDREAEPPASSSAEQMETEADGEDCGGPEPARNLDPDRHLXPDTEDNKLDCSEPDTDDSEDWKETREPQSGSNTLKNHKVPVRDMRCSSGKKSFSCAECGKRFSQNGSLTIHRRIHTGEKPFRCSVCAKTFGQKVHLQNHLRDHTGEKPYRCSVCKKCFSRCGHVQIHMRLHTGEKPFSCSICDQRFTWLYQLKNHRCVGGSSHLHQSESEEKRLWRIRASQEMTFR; encoded by the exons ATGATGACGTTGCGCGCAGACGGAGCCTCCATGTTGCTCGACCTGTTGGATGAAAGCGGCGGAG TGTGTCCTGCAGACATCCAGCAGCTGTTGGTGAGGAAAGAGGAGCAACGGGAGTGGAGCCACGGTCTGGACCAGGAGGACCCACCAGAGTCCTCACACATTAAAGAGGAACAGGAGCAGGTCTGGACCGGTCAGGAGGGAAAGCAGCTTCAAGGGCTGGAGGAGGCCGATATCACCAAATTCCCGTTCCTTCCTGTCCCCGTGAAGAGCGAAGACGACGATGAAGAGAAACCTCAGATCTCACAGCTTCATCAGAGTCAGActgagaaggacagagaggcaGAACCTCCAGCCAGCAGCTCCGCTGAACAGATGGAGACTGAAGCTGATGGAGAGGACTGTGGAGGACCAGAACCAGCCAGGAACTTGGATCCAGACAGACATTTGTAACCAGATACTGAGGACAATAAATTAGACTGTTCTGAACCTGATACTGATGACAGTGAAGACTGGAAGGAGACCAGGGAACCTCAGTCAGGTTCAAATACTCTGAAAAATCACAAAGTCCCTGTACGTGATATGAGATGTAGTTCTGGCAAGAAATCGTTTAGCTGCGCTGAGTGTGGTAAAAGATTCAGCCAAAACGGAAGCCTGACCATACACAGGAGAatccacacaggagagaaacctTTTAGATGCTCGGTTTGTGCCAAGACATTTGGCCAGAAAGTTCATCTGCAGAACCACTTGAGAGATCACACAGGAGAAAAACCTTACCGCTGCTCAGTCtgtaagaaatgtttttcacGCTGTGGACATGTACAGATACACATGAGACTCCACACGGGGGAGAAACCGTTCAGCTGCAGCATTTGTGATCAAAGATTCACTTGGCTTTACCAGCTGAAAAACCACAGGTGTGTTGGTGGGTCCTCGCATCTTCATCAGAGTGAAAGTGAGGAGAAGAGACTGTGGAGGATCAGAGCTAGCCAAGAAATGACATTCAGATAG
- the LOC120786617 gene encoding zinc finger protein 629-like, producing MSQVHMLRAAVEQRLAAAAEEIFGLFERTIAEYEQRIDRRRSGLEADVMPETNSADVYKFIVHKEEVSPEQQERSPSLDQEDPPEPPNSKEEQEELWTSQQGEQLQGLEEANITKFTFSPVPVKSENDGEDCGGLEPARNSDPDCHLGRVGDEKVSDSFEPAANVSDDWKVTRENQSGLNSLKSNGCFTSEKSFHCSECGKRFSQNSNLKTHMRIHTGEKPFSCSVCGKRFIQKIHLKHHMSRHTGEKPFSCSVCDKRFTWLYQLKNHQCVDGSSQLHQSQTKENREAEPPATNSAEEMETEADGEDCGGPEPARNSDPDRHLQPGTEDKASICSVPETKVPVSDNRLNNGKKPFSCSECGKTFGFKTHLQEHLRCHTGEKPFSCLVCNKCFSWRRELQRHMRIHTGEKRLSCSVCDKTFSWPYQLELHQCVGESSELHQTRPQSALNSLKSREVPVSDMGNIPKKQYPCSLCGKIFGYKDSLLRHVRCHTGEKPFSCPVCGRQFRDRGNMGQHMVVHTGEKRFSCSVCNQRFSWNKQLKKHKCDGESSSRR from the exons ATGTCTCAGGTCCACATGCTGAGAGCGGCGGTGGAGCAGCGACTGGCCGCGGCTGCTGAGGAGATTTTCGGGCTGTTTGAAAGAACCATCGCGGAGTACGAGCAGCGGATCGACCGCCGACGCAGCGGGCTGGAGGCTGATGTGATGCCTGAGACAAACTCAGCAG ATGTCTACAAATTTATTGTACATAAAGAAGAGGTTTCACCTGAGCAGCAGGAGCGGAGCCCCAGTCTGGACCAGGAGGACCCACCAGAGCCCCCAAACAGtaaagaggaacaggaggaacTCTGGACCAGTCAGCAGGGAGAGCAGCTTCAAGGACTGGAGGAGGCCAATATCACCAAGTTCACATTCAGTCCTGTCCCTGTGAAGAGTGAAAACGATGGAGAGGACTGTGGAGGATTAGAACCAGCCAGGAACTCGGACCCAGATTGTCATTTAGGACGAGTTGGGGATGAAAAGGTGTCAGATTCTTTTGAACCTGCAGCAAATGTCAGTGATGATTGGAAGGTAACCAGGGAAAATCAGTCAGGTTTAAATTCTCTGAAAAGTAATGGATGTTTTACTAGTGAGAAATCATTTCACTGCTCTGAGTGTGGTAAACGATTCAGCCAAAACTCAAATCTAAAGACACACATGAGAAttcacacaggagagaaacctTTTAGCTGCTCAGTGTGTGGTAAAAGATTTATACAGAAGATACATCTGAAACACCACATGTCACGTCACACGGGGGAGAAACCATTCAGCTGCAGCGTTTGTGATAAAAGATTCACTTGGCTTTATCAGCTCAAAAACCATCAGTGTGTTGATGGGTCCTCGCAGCTTCATCAGAGTCAGACTaaggagaacagagaggcagagcctCCAGCCACCAACTCCGCTGAAGAGATGGAGACTGAAGCTGATGGAGAGGACTGTGGAGGACCAGAACCAGCCAGGAACTCAGATCCAGACAGACATTTACAACCAGGTACTGAGGACAAGGCTTCAATTTGTTCCGTGCCTGAGACTAAAGTTCCTGTAAGTGACAATAGATTAAATAATGGTAAGAAACCATTTAGTTGCTCTGAGTGTGGCAAAACATTTGGCTTCAAGACACATCTGCAGGAACATCTCAGGTGTCACACAGGAGAAAAACCGTTCAGCTGTTTGGTttgcaacaaatgtttttcatggAGAAGAGAACTACAGAGACACATGAGAATCCACACGGGAGAGAAAAGACTGAGCTGCAGTGTCTGTGACAAAACGTTCAGTTGGCCTTATCAGCTCGAGCTCCATCAGTGCGTTGGTGAGTCCTCAGAGCTTCATCAAACGCGACCTCAGTCAGCTTTAAATTCTCTAAAAAGTCGTGAGGTCCCTGTAAGTGATATGGGAAACATCCCCAAGAAACAATATCCCTGCTCTTTGTGTGGGAAAATATTCGGCTACAAAGACTCTCTGCTGAGACATGTACGGTGTCATACAGGAGAGAAACCATTTAGTTGCCCAGTTTGTGGTAGACAGTTTAGAGACAGAGGAAATATGGGACAGCACATGGTCGTTCACACAGGGGAGAAACGTTTTAGCTGCAGTGTATGTAACCAAAGATTCAGTTGGAAtaaacagctcaaaaaacacaagtgtgatggtgagagcagcagcagaagatga
- the LOC120786626 gene encoding zinc finger protein 32-like isoform X1, with the protein MSRLQGLRVFVSQRLTAAVEEIFGHLEKTITECEEEMDRRHRKLLDVALTPEMRQRVCPGDVQQLLVSKEEIPPERQEWSPSLDQEDPPEPPHIKEEQEELWTSQEGEQLQGLEEADITKFTFSPVPVKSEDDDEEKPQTSQLHQNQSEPLASISTGHMIQKDPDRQLELVSDDKASNSSEPETEISDDDCKESGEPQPGLISLKNNVPASDVKCNAAKKSFICCECGRKFGRKDSLRRHMRYHTGEKPYSCSVCGKTFSQRPNLIRHMRCHSGEKPFSCSFCDTSFAVRSALVNHMRIHTGEKPFSCLHCEKSFTQKGGLKKHMTVHTGEKPYSCPVCDKSFSQKANLTYHFSVHTGQKQFSCSICDKRFTWQSQVKSHKCVGESSISN; encoded by the exons ATGTCCAGACTCCAGGGTCTGAGGGTTTTCGTCAGCCAGCGGCTCACCGCGGCCGTGGAGGAGATATTCGGACATTTAGAGAAAACCATCACCGAGTGCGAGGAGGAGATGGACCGACGCCACCGTAAACTGCTGGACGTGGCTTTGACACCTGAAATGAGGCAGCGAG tgtGTCCTGGAGACGTCCAGCAGCTGTTGGTGAGTAAAGAAGAGATTCCCCCTGAGCGGCAGGAGTGGAGCCCCAGCCTGGACCAGGAGGACCCACCAGAGCCCCCACACAttaaagaggaacaggaggagctCTGGACCAGTCAGGAGGGTGAGCAGCTTCAAGGGCTGGAGGAGGCCGATATCACCAAGTTCACATTCAGTCCTGTCCCTGTGAAGAGTGAAGACGATGATGAAGAGAAACCTCAGACCTCACAGCTTCATCAAAACCAAAGTGAACCTCTAGCCAGCATCTCAACTGGACATATGATCCAGAAAGATCCAGACAGACAATTAGAACTAGTTAGTGATGACAAGGCTTCAAACTCCTCTGAACCCGAGACTGAAATCAGTGATGATGATTGTAAGGAGTCCGGAGAACCTCAGCCAGGTTTAAtctctttgaaaaataatgttccTGCGAGTGATGTCAAATGTAACGCTGCCAAAAAATCATTCATCTGCTGTGAATGTGGTAGAAAATTTGGTCGCAAGGACAGTCTGCGGAGACACATGAGGTatcacacaggagagaaaccatATAGTTGTTCGGTTTGTGGTAAAACGTTTTCCCAGAGGCCAAACTTAATTCGTCACATGAGATGTCACTCAGGGGAAAAGCCTTTCAGTTGCTCGTTTTGTGACACAAGTTTTGCTGTGCGTAGCGCTTTGGTAAACCACATGAGAATCCACACTGGGGAGAAACCATTTAGTTGCTTACATTGTGAGAAAAGCTTTACACAAAAGGGGGGTCTGAAAAAACACATGACCgtccacacaggagagaaaccatATAGTTGCCCGGTGTGTGATAAAAGTTTTTCTCAAAAGGCAAATCTGACATATCACTTCTCAGTACACACAGGACAGAAACAGTTTAGTTGCAGCATTTGTGACAAAAGATTCACTTGGCAGTCACAGGTCAAAAGCCATAAGTGTGTCGGTGAGAGCAGCATCAGTAACTGA